In one Streptomyces sp. NBC_01241 genomic region, the following are encoded:
- a CDS encoding Crp/Fnr family transcriptional regulator yields MSTARSLLDVIPPERRARLLDGAASEVPLVLDARLFEEGRRADRFWVIRSGRVEVDLHVPGRRAAVIETLGQDDLLGWSWLFPPHVWHLGAHVIQAGQAVEFDAAAVRSLCEADAVLGRAVYKYVAETVAERLYGTRKRLLQLYGPGAEAPDD; encoded by the coding sequence ATGTCAACGGCCAGGAGTCTGCTCGACGTGATCCCGCCCGAGAGGCGGGCCCGCTTGCTCGACGGGGCAGCCAGCGAAGTGCCGCTGGTCCTCGACGCACGGCTCTTCGAAGAGGGCAGAAGGGCCGACCGCTTCTGGGTCATCCGCTCCGGACGGGTCGAGGTCGACCTCCATGTGCCCGGGCGCCGTGCGGCGGTCATCGAGACACTGGGACAGGACGATCTGCTGGGCTGGTCCTGGCTGTTCCCCCCGCACGTGTGGCACCTGGGTGCGCACGTGATCCAGGCGGGACAGGCCGTGGAATTCGATGCCGCTGCCGTCCGCTCGCTGTGCGAGGCCGATGCGGTGCTGGGCCGGGCGGTCTACAAGTACGTCGCCGAGACGGTGGCGGAGCGACTGTACGGGACACGGAAAAGGCTGCTGCAACTGTACGGTCCCGGGGCCGAGGCTCCTGATGACTGA
- a CDS encoding acyl-CoA dehydrogenase family protein produces MHLEYTPEQQQLRAELRTYFAGLVPDNAYARHADPAVQKSFYRETIRRLGTDGWLGVGWPTEYGGRGLSPMEQFIFFDEAAQAGVPLPLMALNTVGPTIMQFGTGEQKAYFLPKVLAGEIDFAIGYSEPDAGTDLAALKTRAVRDGDDYVVNGQKIWTTNGDTADWVWLAVRTDPDAPPHKGITMLLVPTSDPGYSCTLINTLASHDTTASYYENIRVPVSRRVGEENKGWRLITNQLNHERVTLAAHGTMAVRALHNVQRWATDTALADGRRVIDLGWVRTLLARTHTRLDAMKLLNWQMVSAVQNGTLTPQDASAVKVYGSEARRDAYAWLMEVVGSAGPLKEGSAGAVLHGELERGYRSAVIFTFGGGNNEIQREIISWIGLGMPRVRR; encoded by the coding sequence GTGCACCTCGAATACACGCCTGAACAGCAGCAGTTGCGCGCCGAACTGCGTACGTACTTCGCCGGACTGGTCCCCGACAACGCCTACGCGCGCCATGCCGACCCCGCCGTACAGAAAAGCTTCTACCGGGAGACGATCCGGCGCCTGGGCACCGACGGCTGGCTCGGCGTCGGCTGGCCGACGGAGTACGGCGGCCGCGGGCTGTCCCCGATGGAACAGTTCATCTTCTTCGACGAGGCTGCCCAGGCGGGCGTACCGCTGCCGTTGATGGCCCTCAACACCGTCGGTCCGACGATCATGCAGTTCGGCACCGGGGAGCAGAAGGCCTACTTCCTGCCGAAGGTCCTCGCCGGCGAGATCGACTTCGCGATCGGCTACAGCGAACCCGACGCGGGCACGGACCTCGCCGCGCTCAAGACCCGCGCCGTACGCGACGGCGACGACTACGTCGTGAACGGGCAGAAGATCTGGACCACCAACGGCGACACCGCGGACTGGGTCTGGCTCGCCGTCCGCACCGACCCGGACGCGCCCCCGCACAAGGGCATCACCATGCTGCTCGTCCCGACGAGCGACCCCGGATACTCCTGCACCCTGATCAACACCCTCGCCTCGCACGACACCACCGCCAGCTACTACGAGAACATCCGCGTCCCCGTCTCGCGCCGCGTCGGCGAGGAGAACAAGGGCTGGCGGCTCATCACCAACCAGCTCAACCACGAACGCGTCACCCTCGCCGCCCACGGCACCATGGCCGTCCGCGCCCTCCACAACGTCCAGCGCTGGGCGACGGACACCGCACTCGCCGACGGCCGCCGCGTCATCGACCTCGGCTGGGTCCGTACTCTCCTCGCCCGCACCCACACCAGGCTCGACGCCATGAAACTCCTCAACTGGCAGATGGTGTCCGCGGTCCAGAACGGAACCCTCACCCCGCAGGACGCCTCCGCCGTCAAGGTCTACGGCTCCGAGGCCCGCCGCGACGCCTACGCCTGGCTGATGGAGGTCGTCGGCTCGGCCGGACCGCTCAAGGAAGGATCGGCGGGCGCCGTACTCCACGGCGAACTCGAACGCGGATACCGGTCCGCCGTCATCTTCACCTTCGGCGGTGGCAACAATGAGATCCAGCGGGAGATCATCTCGTGGATCGGCCTGGGGATGCCGCGCGTACGACGGTGA
- a CDS encoding methyltransferase: protein MNRLTTSGAGYDLARFPEDPRDQFRAWDAADEYLLRRLEGSDGPEPVGLSGAVVVVGDRWGALSTVLAAYRPVQITDSYLAQRATLANLERNGAAADAVRLLSARDTPPDRIDVLLVRVPKSLALLEDQLHRLAPAVHAGTVVIGTGMVKEIHTSTLKLFERIIGPTRTSLAVKKARLIFCTPDPALPRTPSPWPYRYDLPEDVGPVSGRTVTNHAGIFCAERLDIGTRFFLGHLPARSGPDRIVDLGCGNGVVGLSAALANPEATVTFVDESYQAVASAEETFRANTGPDATAEFLVGDGLTRLPPASVDLVLNNPPFHSHQATTDATARAMFHTARTALRPGGELWVVGNRHLGYHTQLRRTFGNCATVAGNPKFVVLRAVKR, encoded by the coding sequence ATGAACCGTTTGACGACGTCAGGGGCCGGGTACGACCTGGCCCGCTTCCCCGAGGACCCGCGCGACCAGTTCCGCGCCTGGGACGCTGCCGATGAGTATCTGCTGCGGCGGCTGGAGGGGAGCGACGGGCCGGAACCGGTCGGCCTGTCGGGCGCCGTGGTCGTGGTGGGCGACCGCTGGGGCGCCCTGAGTACCGTGCTGGCCGCGTACCGCCCCGTACAGATCACCGACTCCTACCTGGCGCAGCGCGCCACCCTTGCGAACCTGGAGCGCAACGGTGCGGCCGCGGACGCCGTACGCCTCCTGTCGGCCAGGGACACCCCGCCGGACCGGATCGACGTCCTGCTGGTACGCGTCCCCAAGAGCCTCGCGCTCCTGGAGGACCAGCTCCACCGGCTCGCGCCGGCTGTCCACGCGGGCACCGTCGTCATCGGCACCGGCATGGTCAAGGAGATCCACACCTCCACCCTCAAGCTCTTCGAGCGGATCATCGGCCCGACCCGGACCTCCCTCGCGGTCAAGAAGGCCCGGCTCATCTTCTGCACCCCGGACCCGGCCCTGCCCCGTACACCCAGCCCCTGGCCGTACCGCTACGACCTGCCCGAGGACGTCGGTCCGGTCTCCGGCCGGACCGTCACCAACCACGCCGGGATCTTCTGCGCCGAGCGCCTCGACATCGGCACCCGCTTCTTCCTCGGCCACCTCCCCGCGCGCAGCGGCCCCGACCGGATCGTCGACCTCGGCTGCGGGAACGGCGTCGTCGGTCTGTCCGCCGCGCTCGCCAACCCCGAAGCGACAGTCACCTTCGTCGACGAGTCGTACCAGGCGGTCGCCTCCGCCGAGGAGACCTTCCGGGCCAACACCGGCCCGGACGCCACGGCCGAGTTCCTGGTCGGCGACGGGCTGACCCGGCTGCCGCCCGCCAGCGTGGACCTGGTCCTCAACAATCCGCCGTTCCACTCCCACCAGGCCACCACCGACGCGACGGCCCGCGCCATGTTCCACACGGCACGCACCGCACTGCGGCCGGGCGGTGAGTTGTGGGTTGTCGGAAACCGGCACCTCGGTTACCACACCCAGCTGCGCCGGACCTTCGGCAACTGCGCCACGGTCGCGGGCAACCCGAAGTTCGTCGTCCTGCGCGCCGTCAAGCGCTGA
- a CDS encoding endonuclease I family protein, whose amino-acid sequence MSRRHLHHRRPLLATLAAFAVLAGTAAAAPAATPRAAEPVAAPVAATPLRTLDDTYYEDALGKSGTALKGALHTIISNQTKISYSQVWDALKDTDEDPANPSNVLLLYTGRSEPKSDNGGSVGQWNREHVWAKSHGNFGTATGPGTDIHHLRPADVVVNSIRGNKDFDDGGSPVSGAPGNYTDSDSFEPRDAVKGDVARMILYMAVRYEGDDAFPDLEPNDKVSNGSAPYIGRLSVLKAWSQEDPPDSFEKRRNDVIFDKYQHNRNPFIDHPEWVESIW is encoded by the coding sequence ATGTCCCGTCGTCACCTGCACCACCGTCGCCCCTTACTGGCGACCCTGGCCGCGTTCGCCGTGCTCGCCGGCACCGCGGCCGCCGCACCGGCCGCCACACCCCGGGCAGCCGAACCCGTGGCCGCGCCGGTCGCCGCGACACCGCTCCGGACCCTCGACGACACGTACTACGAGGACGCGCTCGGCAAGTCCGGAACCGCGCTCAAGGGCGCGCTGCACACGATCATCAGCAACCAGACCAAGATCTCCTACAGCCAGGTCTGGGACGCCCTCAAGGACACGGACGAGGACCCCGCCAACCCCTCGAACGTGCTCCTCCTCTACACCGGGCGCTCCGAGCCCAAGAGCGACAACGGCGGCTCGGTCGGCCAGTGGAACCGCGAACACGTCTGGGCCAAGTCCCACGGCAACTTCGGCACCGCCACCGGCCCCGGCACCGACATCCACCACCTGCGCCCGGCGGATGTCGTCGTCAACTCCATCCGTGGCAACAAGGACTTCGACGACGGCGGCAGCCCGGTCAGCGGCGCACCGGGCAACTACACCGACAGCGACTCCTTCGAACCGCGCGACGCGGTCAAGGGCGATGTGGCCCGCATGATCCTGTACATGGCGGTGCGCTACGAGGGCGACGACGCCTTCCCCGACCTCGAACCCAACGACAAGGTGTCCAACGGCTCCGCACCGTACATCGGCCGCCTCTCGGTGCTGAAGGCGTGGAGCCAGGAGGACCCGCCGGACAGCTTCGAGAAGCGGCGCAACGACGTCATATTCGACAAGTACCAGCACAACCGGAACCCGTTCATCGATCACCCGGAATGGGTCGAGTCGATCTGGTAG
- a CDS encoding chemotaxis protein codes for MDTDALTTGLLKELRAARPYPALSLTMPTHRRAPDNAQDAVRLRNLVAEAAGRLEADPAVTREAGNAVKEQLDRAVTELDSRRALDALVVLVTADEHQIWQIPRTAPERVVLSDTYLTRNLVAAKAQAQPFWTLTVSAEHAVLWSGTQDALNEERAGGFPLTAPREAPNPQREEQIGDTPSTFTDEETRNFLRTVDEKLRAVLAEDPRPLYLVGLAPALALLDEVGESAKSAVGRVAKGVPADMTPGDLLKELRPGLDERRQRFAAEIDGRLDEARGRRAFAGGLDEVWAAVREGRAGLVAVEEHFQQTVRVADEHLEPVSGEAADLTDSSVREDIVDELVEAALDSGADVVFLADDALTEYGRIAAALRY; via the coding sequence ATGGACACGGACGCCCTGACTACCGGCCTGTTGAAGGAACTGCGGGCGGCCAGGCCCTATCCGGCCCTGTCCCTGACCATGCCGACGCACCGCCGCGCTCCGGACAACGCCCAGGACGCCGTACGGCTGCGCAACCTGGTGGCCGAGGCCGCCGGCCGGCTGGAAGCGGACCCCGCCGTCACCCGCGAGGCCGGGAACGCCGTCAAGGAGCAGCTCGACCGTGCGGTCACCGAACTGGACTCGCGCCGGGCCCTGGACGCCCTGGTCGTCCTCGTCACCGCCGACGAGCACCAGATCTGGCAGATTCCCCGTACCGCGCCCGAACGGGTGGTGCTCAGCGACACGTATCTGACCCGCAATCTGGTCGCCGCGAAGGCTCAGGCGCAGCCGTTCTGGACGCTCACCGTCTCGGCCGAGCACGCCGTCCTGTGGAGCGGCACGCAGGACGCCCTGAATGAGGAGCGGGCCGGCGGATTCCCGCTGACGGCTCCGCGGGAGGCGCCCAACCCGCAGCGCGAGGAGCAGATCGGCGACACCCCGAGCACCTTCACCGACGAGGAGACGCGCAACTTCCTTCGCACGGTGGACGAGAAGCTGCGCGCGGTACTGGCCGAGGACCCGCGCCCGCTGTACCTGGTTGGCCTCGCGCCCGCGCTCGCCCTTCTGGACGAGGTCGGGGAGAGCGCCAAGTCTGCCGTGGGCCGGGTCGCCAAGGGTGTTCCGGCCGACATGACGCCGGGCGACCTGCTGAAGGAACTCCGGCCCGGGCTCGACGAGCGGCGGCAGCGGTTCGCCGCGGAGATCGACGGCAGGCTGGACGAGGCGCGTGGCCGCCGTGCCTTCGCCGGTGGTCTCGACGAGGTGTGGGCCGCGGTACGGGAGGGGCGCGCCGGACTGGTCGCGGTGGAGGAGCACTTCCAGCAGACGGTGCGGGTGGCGGACGAACACCTCGAACCGGTGAGCGGCGAAGCCGCGGACCTCACGGACAGCTCGGTCCGTGAGGACATCGTCGACGAGCTCGTCGAGGCGGCCCTGGACAGCGGCGCCGACGTAGTCTTCCTCGCGGACGACGCGCTCACCGAGTACGGCCGCATCGCGGCGGCCCTGCGCTACTGA